A single region of the Gasterosteus aculeatus chromosome 1, fGasAcu3.hap1.1, whole genome shotgun sequence genome encodes:
- the rtn4rl1b gene encoding reticulon-4 receptor-like 1b: MFQRGCGLEFLLVLCGLEFSWSCPRHCICYMAPSTVSCQSHNFLTVPEGIHPDNERIFLQNNKIHRLLRGHFSSNTVTLWIYSNNITYIEPSTFHGFTLLEELDLGDNRHLRSLAEDTFHGLNRLNALHLYRCGLSSLPNNIFQGLRNLQYLYLQDNHLKFLQDDTFMDLHNLSHLFLHGNRLWSLNQNTFRGLRALDRLLLHQNQIEWVDRLAFHDLKHLTTLYLFNNTLVQLSGQCLDTLPALEYLRLNDNPWSCDCKALSLWEWLKRFRGSTSSVGCQAPAEVLGKDLKDLRKEDFPNCSPTLPNSESRAQTNNLSGTVNPSANRGVVVGSGGQTHIVHPSRPGRSRNCTKPRVRGKGKGDNEVHHSKEVIVDKDDSSPDFTDGGKHDHTSPDGTVTRRKHKCTPRTTVRPPSGVQQANNTATFSQSLLHVCALLTALITTNIDFILR; this comes from the exons GCTGTGGGCTGGAGTTCCTGCTGGTTCTCTGTGGGCTCGAGTTTTCCTGGTCCTGCCCCCGTCACTGCATCTGCTACATGGCACCCAGCACCGTCTCCTGCCAATCCCATAACTTCCTGACGGTCCCTGAAGGCATCCATCCCGACAATGAGCGCATCTTCCTACAGAACAATAAGATCCATCGCTTACTCCGTGGACACTTCAGCTCCAATACGGTCACTCTCTGGATCTACTCCAATAACATCACTTATATTGAGCCGTCCACCTTCCACGGTTTTACGCTTCTTGAGGAGCTCGACCTCGGAGACAACCGCCACCTGCGCTCCTTGGCAGAAGATACTTTCCACGGGCTGAATCGGCTCAATGCCCTTCACTTGTACCGTTGCGGGCTCAGTTCACTCCCGAACAACATCTTCCAAGGCCTCAGAAACCTGCAGTATCTCTACTTGCAG GATAATCATCTGAAGTTCCTTCAGGATGACACGTTCATGGACCTCCACAACCTGAGCCACCTGTTCCTGCATGGCAACCGTCTGTGGAGCCTCAACCAGAACACCTTTAGAGGTCTTCGAGCATTGGACCGACTGCTTCTGCACCAAAACCAGATTGAGTGGGTTGACCGCCTGGCCTTCCACGACCTGAAACATCTCACCACCCTCTACCTGTTCAATAACACCCTTGTACAGCTCTCTGGACAGTGCCTGGACACACTGCCCGCATTGGAATACCTACGCCTCAACGACAACCCCTGGTCATGTGACTGCAAGGCCCTGTCACTATGGGAGTGGTTGAAGCGCTTTCGAGGCTCCACGTCTTCGGTCGGATGCCAGGCACCGGCTGAAGTTTTGGGGAAGGACCTGAAGGATCTGCGCAAGGAAGACTTCCCCAACTGTTCACCCACCTTACCCAATTCTGAGTCCAGAGCCCAGACTAACAATTTATCTGGCACAGTGAATCCGTCCGCGAATCGTGGTGTGGTGGTTGGTTCTGGAGGGCAGACCCACATCGTGCACCCCTCAAGGCCTGGCCGCTCTCGGAACTGCACAAAGCCTCGTGTCAGGGGCAAGGGGAAGGGGGACAATGAGGTTCACCACTCAAAGGAGGTCATCGTAGACAAGGATGATTCCTCCCCCGATTTCACAGACGGGGGGAAACATGACCACACATCCCCGGACGGTACCGTCACACGGAGGAAGCACAAGTGCACTCCCAGGACCACTGTTCGCCCCCCTAGTGGGGTTCAGCAGGCCAACAACACGGCAACCTTTTCCCAGTCATTACTACATGTCTGTGCCCTCCTCACGGCCTTGATAACGACAAATATTGACTTCATTCTCCGTTGA